The stretch of DNA TCccctcttctctcctccgCACCACCACCCCAAAAAGACAACACATGAACTGTTCAAACGACATTGGAGCATTGGAAACGGCTCAGTTATGGGTAATAACGCTTTCGACTGTTACATACAGGCTATGAGTGAGGTAAAAAGTCGCCAGTGACTTTCACCCCTCAGAGGACTTGTTGCAGACAGCATAGCAGCCTACACTAGTCGTAAATACCATGCGATTGATACCACTCGATTGATAGCTAAAGATACCTAAGAAGATTTGGCACacctgcttctgcttccaCTGTGACAGCGATGCCATTCTGCTTACTGCCTACACTGCCCAGAGACCAATTCTTATCATGGTTTTATTACTAGTCTCGCTCCGCTCAATCTCATCATCTAAGgattcttcttctggtactCGGCAAACACCTTCATGTTTTTTCCACCCATGAGCTTGATCTGCTCGTTCAGTCTCCAGGGGTAGTCATTGACATCCATAAtcacctccaccagctgaGCCTTGTCCGAGTTCATGAACTTTTCATCTCCGATCAGagcctccaactcctctcGGGTCTTGACGGTGGTCGAGAAGCTATCGACGCCCTCGGTACCGCCAAAGGCCTCCAGCAACTTAGTCCACTTCCACTTTGGACAAATGTCGTTGTAGGATTGCTCGGGGCCGTGAATGGCCCGCTCAATAGAGTATCCATCGTTGTTGAGCAGGAAAATGATGGGGTTCAGGCCCTGACGCACCATGGTACCGAGCTCCTGGATGGTCATCTGAGCAGAACCGTCGCCCTCCACCAGAATGACTCGTCCCTTGTCGTTCTTGGCAGCTGCGTCTTCTCGTTTGGCTAGAGCAGCTCCCAGAGTGGCAGGGAGCGTGAAACCAATGCACGAGTAGAAGATCTGGGTGAGAAGTgagttgttggtgttgaacTTGACATCCGAACAGGCAAACTGGAAGGTGCCGGTCTCCACAATGAGCAGATCATCGGGTCGCATCATTTTCGACATGGAATCGACCAGGAAGGTCTGGGAAATGGGAAGAGGGGAATCGATCACGGGGGGAGGAGAAATCGTGGGCATGGCCGCCGTTTTGGACTCAGCAGAGATCTTCTCAAcgtccagctgctccacaACCTTCTTGAGCACGGGGAAGAAGTGAACTCCCTCGTACAGTTTgcccttgaccttgacgTAGTCAGGAGACAGGTAGATTGTgttctcgtccttgagatTGTGAGAAAAGCCACCGGTATTGGAATCGGAAAGAAGAGGTCCGGTGAACAGAACACAGTCAGACGCCTCGATGGACTTGGCCACGCCCTCTAGAGACAGCTGGCCGTTATAAACGCCCACAAAACGGTCCTCATTCTCGTTCAAAATGCCCTTGCCCAGTGGGGAAGTGTAGTTGGGGAAGTTTGTCTTCTTGGCAAGCTCTCGAACCAAGTCTGTGGCACGATGTCGGGCGGTCAGAACGTCGGCAAAGACAGTGGCGTTCTTGGAGGCGTAAATCTCGCTCAGAATGGAGTCAACAATCTCATTTTCGAGCTTGGGGTCCTCGTTTTTCACCGAGTAATCGAGCTTGGAGTCCAGACGAGCGGCATCCAGAGGCTGCCATGTCATATCCACGGGGATAAAGAGGTATCCAGGCAGAGACTTCTGGCAGATGGTGGTGAGAACACGGTCAATTTCCGCAGCGGcggtctccttgtcgttcAGGAATGCCGAGCAGCATCGCACCTTCTCGCTCATGCCCTGGTAGACAAGATGGTCGGGCTCCTGGAGAGAGTTCTCCTTGGGCAGCACGTGGTGCACAAGCCAGCTCTCCTCCTGGATCGGCCGGCCGGTGGTACCGACAAtgtgaagaagaggagccTGTTCGGCAAAGGCTCCAGACACACCGTTGAGTGCAGACAGTTCTCCGACTCCGTATGTGGTGACGAGAACACCAGGCAAATGCTTGACTCGTCCATAACCGTCGGCAGCATAAGCAGCGTTGAGCTCGTTGCAGCAGCCAACCCAGTTGAGGTCGGGGACTCGGTAGATGTAGTCCAGCAGGTGAAGGTTGAAGTCTCCGGGCACTCCGAGAATGTTGTCGATTCCGAGCTGCTTGATTCGCGAGAAGAGGTACTCGCCGAGATGGACATTGCCGTCCTTTTTGGTGGACGCGGTGGCAGAAGTGGCAGTCATGTTGATAGTCAAGTCACTGGAGAGATGGTGTGTGGGGTGGCTCTGGGATGAGGTCAAAGTAGGTGAAGTGAGTTGAGGCACTATGAAGATGAGGCGAACGGGGTCagcagtcacgtgatctggGGTCTGAattggtttttttctcgAACCGAAATCTCACAGTCAACTGTTGAATGGTGTCTTCTCCGCATTTAAGAAGGTCCCTTTGGTACTCTATATACCCGTGCGAATAAGGTTCCATCTAACCTTCGTGGAGGTGATGCAGTGAAATGCCAGCCAAAAAACATCCTCTAACCGCAGGCAGGACCGAGTAGCAGTTAGCGGTCAGGAAAACACAGGAGACATTTAGAGCCAGATGCAACGCTGGCGGGAGTTTTTGCCGCAATGGGAGTTTGGGCGCAATCGACAATGCCGCACACAATATCACCGATCGCGGCAGTAGAAGGTTGGTGCTGTATCCATTACCGGCGCCGCATGTCTGAGATAACGAGTGCAAGCAGAGAGGGTGCGAATACATACAATAAGGTGATGTAGTGCAAGTGACGGGTGgttgtatgtactacaagAGCCGAGGCACTTGATTTGTTTCCCCACACTTCGGATCCTTCTTGGTATAGTGGTAGTGTTGGTGTGAGTACGGTACTTTGACTTGTATGATGTTTGTCGTGCTGCCTGTGTGGAGCTGTCACCCAACTATCGGacgtacgatacagtaAGAGCATTTATAGAAGCAATTGATAAAGAACGACGAATTTTGGACCAACGAATTCGAATACTTTGGAAATATGGCAAGGATCTGCGCATCATTTATtcattcacgtgattcatTACTTGCTAGgcgatacttgtacaagccTTGCGCTCGTTCGTAACATACACTCATGTCTCTCCCTACTCCTCCGCCCTTACATATAGTGTAGAGCCTAACTGGCCGACATGCGTAcatgtacatgctgtactATATGATCCTCCCACCTGATCAGACGactatcgtacatacataccCGACGGTATCGTGATTATTGCCCCTATTCATGCTGAGAGTAAGGCACAAGTCGGACCCGGACCACGAGGAGGGGTAGACAACCGGTTTCAGGTTTGCAGTTGGGTTTCGATATCCGCCTTTAGCCGACGTTAGCCGGGTAGATCCCAGTACCAGGGGGTGTATTGGGACGGGGTTTCAGACTGTATTTGACTGTATTCCTGACTGTATTTGGCTATTGTGACGGGATTCCGGACTGGATATTCCTTACAAAATGCCCGGCAATAAGGTAAGACCGATGTCAGAGGGGCACTTGTAGTTTGGGCTCAAAATGTGGGGTAAAGCAAGCCGCAACGTGACCAGACAAGGGAGAAGGGGGTCCAGGTATATCGGCGGTTGTGGGTAAGAGCACCGGTGGTTGTATTTGGGAGCAAAGACGAGAGAAAAGGTGGATACTTCAGCGAATTACCGGTGGTTAATACTCTGACGATGTTTGCACGAGAATGGTATTGTATTCTGATGCATGGGCTCAGTCTAGAACTACAGTCTGTCGCTAAACTAGTTACAGTAGTGATGCTTGCAGTTTATGGTAGATGTTGCCCCGCGCCGCACAGTAAACGAAACCCGGCACTTGCACGTACTCAGACTGAACCACCGGTCGCAACACACATCCACCGCCATTGTTCTCCCCAACAAACGCCGcgggatcacgtgacccggGCTTGGGTCGGAACTTTGTCTGGAAAGTGAGAAAACCAAAAAACCAGACTCGACCATGTCATGTCAATTTTTGCAAAGTCTAGATAAGAGCGatagctactgtatattGTACGATGGTGCCACACGACTGCAACCAAGTCCGTTCAAGACAGTccatgtacagtagctgcCCTCGTAGCTGTCCACTCCGGGTAGACCGGAAAAACACCTGAACTGTGGAGAAAGGTGCATTGGGGTGCAGACATGAGGGGTACTGCTTTTTTGTTGCGGAGGACAGGGTGTGGTAAAAGTCAAGCGTGTTCGAGACAGgctgtttttttcaacGGTGCAAACGGTCACGCCGTTGGTAACGCAAACGGCAGCGTGCGCCTGTGTcgagctacttgtacccaGATCGTACTCGGGCCAAACTCTGTGGGATCGACAGATAACCACCTGTGGTGCTGATAACGCAATCCGGATCCAATAAGGAAGTGGTTCCCGTTGGCTGAAATGTGGCAGAGTTTAATACTTGTGGTGGAGTCTAACATCTTCGAGCCTAAAGGGGAAGGGATACCCGGGAGGAAGAGCGTGTGTTCAACACCACCTTGCGAGTTGTATGCGGCCTAAAAGAGAGTGCCGGGGGAAATAACCCGCTTCTGGCACTCCATACAATCTTTCAAATCTCAAATCCGTCCAGTGCTCGCCGTCTTACACTCTGCCTCCAGAAACCCTCCCTCCTTGTTATCGTCTTCAGAGTTTAGACTAGCGTTCAAAAGGTGCAGATTTCTGCAGGCCGACATTTAGCACCAAGCCAAGTGACAAGCGCGAGCCATGGTTGTGTGTAAAACTGAGCTTGAGACCCACAGCGAGAGTATTCTTTCTTCTAATTTATTTTTCAGCCCGCACCACGCAGTCGAATTTCGGTCGTTGACGGCTCTGCAAAACGACACAGACGACGCTATAGACGTAGGTCCCAGCTCCATCGATCACACCACTTTGCATTCGATTGCCGTGACACGACCCAACGATCCAAGAGACCAGCCCCAGCGCACAATGACTGCCCGAGTCACCAAACGAAAAACACGCCGGTCCACCAAAGGGTGCACCGTCTGTCTGCAGCGCAAGAAGAAATGCGACGAAACCTGGCCCGTGTGCAACTCGTGCGAGCGGTTGGGCCACGAGTGCAAGTGGCGCGATAAGATCCGGTTTCGAAAACCCGACGTTTTTTCGCCCGACGTGCTGGCCAAGTACTGCTTCGAGGAGGATAACCGCATGGGTGGCGAGTTTGAATTCATCACGCTCAATGCAGACAATATCCACAAGCTCAAActggacgaagacgacagCTCAGACAACTCTCCCGAGGTGTTCAACACCAACTACTTTGGCGAGAACCGCAAGTCCAGTGTCAGTTCTTCTGACAGCATTCACGATGTGACCAAGACAGCTGCTCTGGCCGAAGTCATGGTAGACTTTGTTTCTGACGCACCTGCCATCATCACCGAAATCCCCAACCATGCAAGTGCtcactcctccatctctcaAAGGGCTCTGGCCTGTGCCCCGTCGCCTAGTCTGTCCGATTGGGTCAAGGAGTCGTACGACCCGTTCCATTTCggcttctccttcaaccagggcgagtttgaggagCTCGGGGATATGGGCGGTtacgtggaggagattgaagaTAAGAacgtggccaaggacgtggccaaggacgcGGCCAATGACGCGACCAAGGACATGATCAAGTCCAATTC from Yarrowia lipolytica chromosome 1D, complete sequence encodes:
- a CDS encoding uncharacterized protein (Compare to YALI0D06930g, similar to uniprot|Q06408 Saccharomyces cerevisiae YDR380W ARO10 phenylpyruvate decarboxylase, catalyzes decarboxylation of phenylpyruvate to phenylacetaldehyde) — encoded protein: MTATSATASTKKDGNVHLGEYLFSRIKQLGIDNILGVPGDFNLHLLDYIYRVPDLNWVGCCNELNAAYAADGYGRVKHLPGVLVTTYGVGELSALNGVSGAFAEQAPLLHIVGTTGRPIQEESWLVHHVLPKENSLQEPDHLVYQGMSEKVRCCSAFLNDKETAAAEIDRVLTTICQKSLPGYLFIPVDMTWQPLDAARLDSKLDYSVKNEDPKLENEIVDSILSEIYASKNATVFADVLTARHRATDLVRELAKKTNFPNYTSPLGKGILNENEDRFVGVYNGQLSLEGVAKSIEASDCVLFTGPLLSDSNTGGFSHNLKDENTIYLSPDYVKVKGKLYEGVHFFPVLKKVVEQLDVEKISAESKTAAMPTISPPPVIDSPLPISQTFLVDSMSKMMRPDDLLIVETGTFQFACSDVKFNTNNSLLTQIFYSCIGFTLPATLGAALAKREDAAAKNDKGRVILVEGDGSAQMTIQELGTMVRQGLNPIIFLLNNDGYSIERAIHGPEQSYNDICPKWKWTKLLEAFGGTEGVDSFSTTVKTREELEALIGDEKFMNSDKAQLVEVIMDVNDYPWRLNEQIKLMGGKNMKVFAEYQKKNP